One segment of Macrotis lagotis isolate mMagLag1 chromosome 1, bilby.v1.9.chrom.fasta, whole genome shotgun sequence DNA contains the following:
- the LOC141492712 gene encoding biogenesis of lysosome-related organelles complex 1 subunit 4-like: protein MRFLGQRGGSGDSRNVSQSHSSASGWEEEEEEEEEEEEEEEEEEEEGGPVGAAKPRVTPAARTRLWAYLLPAAGEGGGPEIEALDRSLENLLIRVDEFVGIMDMIRSDSSKVVNESVPHIHSKATEMSAIYRKIDTLEAFVQMIGNCMTRMEDRVTKAEAEFGTFPNSLMKLLHTINVPSFLNKSYSTKHQQTVYEPPILSRTEDYSPCCKGPQA from the coding sequence ATGAGGTTCTTGGGCCAGAGAGGTGGGAGCGGAGACAGCAGGAACGTGTCCCAGAGCCACAGCAGCGCCTCGggttgggaggaggaggaggaggaggaggaggaggaggaggaggaggaggaggaggaggaggaggagggcggcCCAGTCGGGGCAGCGAAGCCGCGGGTGACACCGGCGGCTCGGACCCGCCTCTGGGCTTACCTGCTGCCGGCGGCCGGGGAGGGAGGCGGCCCCGAGATAGAAGCTTTAGACAGGAGTCTTGAAAACCTACTAATTCGAGTTGATGAATTTGTTGGGATAATGGATATGATTCGAAGCGACTCCTCAAAAGTAGTCAATGAAAGTGTACCTCACATACACTCCAAAGCTACCGAAATGAGTGCGATATATAGAAAGATTGACACATTGGAGGCCTTTGTTCAAATGATTGGAAATTGTATGACTAGAATGGAAGACCGGGTGACAAAAGCAGAAGCAGAATTTGGGACATTCCCCAACTCATTAATGAAACTTTTGCATACCATTAATGTGCCATCCTTTCTTAATAAGTCGTATTCCACAAAGCACCAACAAACGGTTTATGAACCTCCTATCCTTTCCAGGACAGAGGACTATTCTCCTTGTTGCAAAGGACCTCAGGCATGA